A single window of Streptomyces xanthii DNA harbors:
- a CDS encoding class F sortase, with translation MRSGKAVNSAIAVVTVLSLGTGAWLLATNSGGHPPPQPSAAQARPGTDRYAPPGASPLSPSPPDRIRIPSIRVDAPLMGLRLTRGGSLDVPPPQKKNLAGWYEAGTTPGERGTAVVAGHVDNADGPAVFYDLGALTRGRTIEIDRRDGSVAVFTVDSVEVYDAKSFPDEKVYGPRSRAELRVITCGGPYSRGTGYEGNVVVFAHLASSR, from the coding sequence GTGCGATCGGGCAAGGCAGTCAACTCCGCGATAGCGGTCGTCACCGTGCTCTCCCTCGGCACGGGTGCCTGGCTGCTGGCCACCAACTCCGGCGGGCATCCGCCGCCGCAGCCGTCCGCGGCGCAGGCCCGTCCGGGCACCGACCGGTACGCCCCGCCCGGCGCGTCCCCGTTGTCCCCGTCCCCGCCGGACCGCATCCGCATCCCGTCCATCCGGGTCGACGCGCCGCTCATGGGGCTGCGGCTGACCCGCGGCGGCAGCCTCGACGTGCCGCCGCCGCAGAAGAAGAACCTGGCCGGCTGGTACGAGGCCGGGACGACACCGGGTGAGCGGGGTACGGCGGTGGTCGCCGGGCACGTCGACAACGCCGACGGGCCCGCCGTCTTCTACGACCTCGGGGCGCTCACGCGGGGCCGCACGATCGAGATCGACCGGCGGGACGGTTCCGTGGCCGTCTTCACGGTGGACTCCGTCGAGGTGTACGACGCGAAGTCCTTCCCCGACGAGAAGGTCTACGGGCCGCGCTCCCGCGCGGAGCTCCGGGTCATCACGTGCGGGGGCCCCTATTCACGCGGCACCGGGTACGAGGGCAACGTAGTGGTGTTCGCCCACCTGGCCTCCAGCCGATAG
- the cutA gene encoding divalent-cation tolerance protein CutA — protein sequence MTDETVLTVLTTTDAPDRADTLARGAVEARLAACAQVSAAVTSVYRWEGAVETAREYQILLKTTAARYPELERWLTDHHDYDTPEIVAVPVVRGASGYLGWVRGETT from the coding sequence ATCACCGACGAGACCGTGCTGACCGTACTGACGACGACGGACGCCCCGGATCGGGCGGACACCCTGGCCCGCGGCGCCGTCGAGGCCCGCCTCGCGGCGTGTGCGCAGGTGTCCGCGGCGGTGACGTCCGTGTACCGGTGGGAGGGGGCGGTCGAGACGGCCCGGGAGTACCAGATCCTGCTGAAGACGACCGCCGCGCGGTACCCGGAGCTGGAGCGGTGGCTGACGGACCACCACGACTACGACACGCCCGAGATCGTGGCCGTGCCGGTCGTGCGGGGTGCCTCCGGCTATCTGGGATGGGTGCGCGGCGAGACGACCTGA